GAAAGACTTTGCGGCGCAATGATCAAGGCAGCGAGAATCTCTGCAAGGGTCTAGATTCAGAGTGTTCACGATCACTTTTCAGGGCAGGAAAGGGGCTGCCCATCGCGTGTCTTGTTGTGCGAACGTTTCTTTCATCCAAGGGAAAAACAGAGCCTGTATGGACGACTCGAACCGAGTCGAGTGGAGCGCCCAGGCATGGGCTTGGGCAGACAGCGACACATGAAGTGTCGCGGCGCTGACGACTGTTTTGTCGGTGCCAAGGGTTCTGTGCAGAAGGAGAAGTTGAATGCCTTACCAACCGAATGACCTCCTGAGCCGTCATTTCGAAGAAAGCGGCCACGACCTCATCAGCAAGGTCGAAGAGCAACTCAACCTGGTTTCACCCAACAGCCCCAACACTCCGATTTACCGCGACATGATCCTGACCGTGCTGCGCATGGCCCAGGAAGACCACAACCGCTGGAACGCCAAGATCACCCTGCAAACCCTGCGCGAACTGGAGCATGCCTTTCGCGTGCTCGAACAGTTCAGGGGACGACGCAAGGTCACGGTTTTCGGCTCGGCGCGCACACCGATCGAACACCCGCTGTATGGCCTGGCCCGGGAACTCGGCGCGGCGCTGGCACGCTCGGACCTGATGGTCATCACCGGTGCCGGTGGCGGCATCATGGCGGCGGCCCATGAAGGTGCCGGTCTGGAACACAGCCTGGGGTTCAATATCACCCTGCCCTTCGAGCAGCATGCCAACCCCACGGTTCAAGGCACCGCCAACCTGCTGCCCTTCCACTTCTTTTTTACCCGCAAACTGTTCTTCGTCAAGGAAGCCGATGCGCTGGTCCTGTGTCCAGGTGGTTTCGGCACCCTGGATGAAGCACTCGAGGTGTTGACGTTGATTCAGACCGGCAAAAGCCCATTGGTGCCGGTAGTGCTGCTGGATGCGCCGGGCGGCAAGTTCTGGCAAGGCGCGCTGGACTTCATTCATCATCAACTGGAGGAAAATCGCTACATCCTGCCCACCGACATGAAGCTCGTGAGCCTGGTCTACAGCGCCGAAGAAGCGGTAGAGCAGATCAATCAGTTCTACGGCAACTTCCACTCCAGTCGCTGGCTCAAGCATCAGTTCGTGATCCGCATGAACCACAAGCTCAGCGACCAGGCGCTCGAACACATGCAGGAAGCGTTCGCCGACCTGTGCCTGAGCGATCACTTTCATCAGCACGCCTATAGCGGCGAGGAGCACGATGAAGCGCAGTTCAGTCATCTGGCGCGACTGGCCTTCAACTTCAACGCCAGGGATCATGGCCGCCTGCGGGAATTGGTGGACTATATCAACCTGCCGGAAAACTGGGCCGACTCCAAACCCCAGGCGCAACAGCGCACGCGAGAGCCGTCCAAGGTGACGTGAGGCAAAAACGAGGCAAAAAAAAAACGGCCCGCTATCGAAATAGCGGGCCGTTTTTATTCAATCATCCATTCCCCGACCGCTGAACAAGCGGCCGATCATTTCCATGGAATATCCCCGATAACTCAGGAAACGCCCTTGCTTGGCACGTTCCCGAACGTCTATCGGCAGATGCCCGGCAAATTTGCGCCGCCAGGTATCTTCCAGTTGCTCCTGCCAATTGATACCGCTCTCGCGCAAGGCGAGTTCGATGTCGTTACGTTGCAGGCCGCGCTGACTCAGTTCTTCACGAATACGCAAAGGGCCGTAGCCGGAGCGAGCACGGTAGGAAACGAAGCTTTCGAGGTAACGGGCTTCGGACAGCAGGCCCTCTTCCGTCAAACGGTCGAGTGCTGTGTCAATCATTTCAGGGAGAGCACCGCGCTGACGCAGTTTACGCGTCAGCTCGACTCGACCGTGCTCGCGTCGTGCGAGCAGGTCCATGGCGGTTCGCCGCACTGCGACGAGTGTATCGAGTACGGCGGTCATCGGATCAATCAGATATCAGCGTCAGCCAGGTCATCAGCCGTCTCTTTGACTGGCGATGCTTTGACGTCCGGCGCCGGGGTCAGCAACTTGTCACGCAGTTGCTTCTCGAGCTTGGCGGCAATTTCCGGATTGTCTGCCAGGAACTTGGCCGAGTTGGCCTTGCCCTGACCGATCTTGGTGCCTTCATAGGCATACCAGGCGCCGGACTTCTCAACGAAACCGTGCAGCACGCCCAGGTCGATCATCTCGCCGTTGAGGTAGATGCCCTTGCCGTAAAGAATCTGGAACTCGGCCTGACGGAACGGCGAAGCCACCTTGTTCTTCACGACTTTGACGCGGGTTTCGCTACCGACGACTTCATCACCTTCTTTCACCGCGCCGGTACGACGGATGTCCAGACGAACCGAGGCGTAGAACTTCAACGCGTTACCACCGGTGGTGGTTTCCGGGCTGCCGAACATCACGCCGATTTTCATACGGATCTGGTTGATGAAGATTACCAGGCAGTTGGCGTTCTTGATGTTACCGGTGATTTTACGCAGCGCCTGGGACATCAGACGGGCTTGCAGGCCGACGTGCATGTCACCCATTTCGCCTTCGATTTCAGCCTTCGGAACCAGCGCGGCCACGGAGTCGACGATGATCACGTCAACTGCGTTGGAACGCACCAGCATGTCGGTGATTTCCAGGGCTTGCTCGCCGGTGTCCGGCTGGGAAACCAGCAGGTCGTCGACGTTGACGCCCAGTTTGCCGGCGTACTCAGGGTCGAGGGCGTGTTCGGCGTCGACGAATGCGCAGGTCGCGCCGGCTTTTTGAGCCTGGGCGATCACCGACAGCGTCAGCGTGGTTTTACCGGAGGATTCAGGACCGTAGATTTCAACGATACGACCTTTTGGCAGACCGCCAATGCCGAGCGCGATGTCCAGACCCAGAGAGCCAGTGGAGATAGCCGGGATCGCCTGACGGTCCTGATCGCCCATACGCATTACGGCACCCTTGCCGAATTGACGTTCGATCTGACCCAGGGCCGCAGCCAAGGCTTTCTTCTTGTTGTCGTCCATTAAAGTCCTCACGTAATCAATAAGGCCTGACGGCCAACACCTGTATAAGTAGCCAGTATTATTCCACAGCGTTTCAGGATCGCCTACCCCTGATTTGAGATTTCTCCAGCAGCATGACGCAGCAGCCCCTCTAGCGCGGCCTTAACCGTTTGTCGGCGGACCTCATCGCGGTTACCGGCGAAGTGCTGCACCTCGCTGAACACCTGCTCACCGACGCCCCAGGCCAGCCAGACCGTGCCGACCGGTTTGTTCGGCGAACCGCCATCGGGGCCGGCAACACCGCTGACCGCCACGGCAAAATGCGCCTGACTTTTTTCCTGAGCGCCGCGAACCATCGCCTCGACCACCTCGCGACTGACGGCGCCGACCGTTTCGAATAATTCGGGAGGCACGTTCAACTGCTCGGTTTTCTGTCGGTTGGAATACGTCACATAACCGGCCTCGAACCACGCCGAACTCCCCGGAATGCGAGTGATCGCCTCTGAGATCCCGCCGCCGGTACACGACTCGGCTGCGGCGACGTGGGCATTCAGAACCTGCAAGCGCC
This region of Pseudomonas mandelii genomic DNA includes:
- a CDS encoding LOG family protein, encoding MPYQPNDLLSRHFEESGHDLISKVEEQLNLVSPNSPNTPIYRDMILTVLRMAQEDHNRWNAKITLQTLRELEHAFRVLEQFRGRRKVTVFGSARTPIEHPLYGLARELGAALARSDLMVITGAGGGIMAAAHEGAGLEHSLGFNITLPFEQHANPTVQGTANLLPFHFFFTRKLFFVKEADALVLCPGGFGTLDEALEVLTLIQTGKSPLVPVVLLDAPGGKFWQGALDFIHHQLEENRYILPTDMKLVSLVYSAEEAVEQINQFYGNFHSSRWLKHQFVIRMNHKLSDQALEHMQEAFADLCLSDHFHQHAYSGEEHDEAQFSHLARLAFNFNARDHGRLRELVDYINLPENWADSKPQAQQRTREPSKVT
- the recX gene encoding recombination regulator RecX — encoded protein: MTAVLDTLVAVRRTAMDLLARREHGRVELTRKLRQRGALPEMIDTALDRLTEEGLLSEARYLESFVSYRARSGYGPLRIREELSQRGLQRNDIELALRESGINWQEQLEDTWRRKFAGHLPIDVRERAKQGRFLSYRGYSMEMIGRLFSGRGMDD
- the recA gene encoding recombinase RecA encodes the protein MDDNKKKALAAALGQIERQFGKGAVMRMGDQDRQAIPAISTGSLGLDIALGIGGLPKGRIVEIYGPESSGKTTLTLSVIAQAQKAGATCAFVDAEHALDPEYAGKLGVNVDDLLVSQPDTGEQALEITDMLVRSNAVDVIIVDSVAALVPKAEIEGEMGDMHVGLQARLMSQALRKITGNIKNANCLVIFINQIRMKIGVMFGSPETTTGGNALKFYASVRLDIRRTGAVKEGDEVVGSETRVKVVKNKVASPFRQAEFQILYGKGIYLNGEMIDLGVLHGFVEKSGAWYAYEGTKIGQGKANSAKFLADNPEIAAKLEKQLRDKLLTPAPDVKASPVKETADDLADADI
- a CDS encoding CinA family protein; the encoded protein is MKEITQLAAELGRRLQVLNAHVAAAESCTGGGISEAITRIPGSSAWFEAGYVTYSNRQKTEQLNVPPELFETVGAVSREVVEAMVRGAQEKSQAHFAVAVSGVAGPDGGSPNKPVGTVWLAWGVGEQVFSEVQHFAGNRDEVRRQTVKAALEGLLRHAAGEISNQG